A region of Paractinoplanes abujensis DNA encodes the following proteins:
- a CDS encoding helix-turn-helix transcriptional regulator, translating to MTDRARGWTFLTNHAHVLLAIAREPTTRLRDVAGAVGITERAAQAIVADLEAAGYLRRERVGRRNQYTIDAAGPFRHPAEAGHHIGELLALFAPASGPRS from the coding sequence GTGACCGACCGAGCGAGGGGCTGGACCTTTCTGACCAACCACGCCCACGTGCTGCTGGCCATCGCCCGCGAGCCGACCACCCGGCTGCGCGACGTGGCCGGCGCCGTCGGCATCACCGAGCGCGCCGCCCAGGCCATCGTGGCCGACCTCGAGGCGGCGGGCTATCTGCGCCGGGAACGGGTCGGCCGGCGCAACCAGTACACGATCGACGCAGCCGGCCCGTTCCGGCACCCCGCCGAGGCCGGCCATCACATCGGCGAACTGCTGGCCCTGTTCGCGCCGGCTAGCGGTCCGCGATCGTGA
- a CDS encoding family 43 glycosylhydrolase produces MSRARSLIALCALVLTVLVVPGPARADNPIVQTVYTADPAPLVHDGRVYLYTGRDEDSSTYFTMKEWRVWSSADMVNWTDHGSPLNLASFSWASDNAWAGQAVERNGKFYWYVPMKVRATGRMAIGVAVADSPTGPFRDALGRPLADTNEIDPSVFIDDDGQAYLYWGNPNLWYVKLNPDMISFSGSPAKIPLTTAGFGTRTGDANRPTLYEEGPWVYKRGGLYYLVYAAKCCSEFIAYSTAPGPLGPWTYRGTVMPTQGSSFTNHPGLIDFAGSSYFFYHNGALPGGGGYTRSVAVEKFSYRSDGTIPSITMTTAGAPQVGTLDPYTRQEAETIATESGVETEALTAGGRSVSFIDNGDWIKIKGVAFGTGAASFTARVASATSGGRIELRLGSSTGTLAGTCTVPGTGGWQAFADVTCPVTASGTQDLYLRFTGGSGSLFNVDRWQFTRAGSTTPPPTTPPPTTPPPTTPPPTGAGCTAALRVTSTWNGGFQAEVTVTAGAAAVTGWRVGWTLASGQSVSQVWNGSLTTSGSNVTVGNASYNGSLAPGASTTFGLLATGSPATPALSCATA; encoded by the coding sequence ATGAGCCGAGCCCGCAGCCTGATCGCCCTGTGCGCGCTCGTCCTGACCGTCCTGGTCGTTCCCGGCCCGGCGCGCGCCGACAACCCGATCGTGCAGACCGTCTACACCGCCGACCCGGCTCCCCTGGTGCACGACGGCCGGGTCTACCTCTACACCGGCCGCGACGAGGACAGCTCGACCTACTTCACCATGAAGGAGTGGCGGGTGTGGTCGTCCGCCGACATGGTCAACTGGACGGACCACGGCTCGCCGCTCAACCTGGCCAGTTTCAGCTGGGCCAGCGACAACGCCTGGGCCGGGCAGGCCGTCGAGCGTAACGGCAAGTTCTACTGGTACGTCCCGATGAAGGTACGCGCCACCGGGCGGATGGCCATCGGCGTCGCCGTCGCCGACAGCCCCACCGGCCCGTTCCGTGACGCGCTGGGCCGCCCGCTGGCCGACACCAACGAGATCGACCCGAGCGTGTTCATCGACGACGACGGTCAGGCCTATCTCTACTGGGGCAACCCCAACCTGTGGTACGTCAAGCTCAACCCGGACATGATCTCGTTCAGCGGCAGCCCGGCCAAGATCCCGCTGACCACCGCGGGTTTCGGCACCCGCACGGGCGACGCCAACCGCCCCACCCTCTACGAGGAGGGGCCGTGGGTCTACAAGCGCGGCGGCCTCTACTACCTCGTCTACGCCGCGAAATGCTGCTCGGAATTCATCGCCTACTCCACCGCGCCGGGACCGCTCGGGCCCTGGACCTATCGCGGCACCGTGATGCCCACCCAGGGCAGCAGCTTCACCAACCACCCGGGCTTGATCGACTTCGCCGGTAGCTCGTACTTCTTCTACCACAACGGCGCCCTGCCCGGCGGTGGCGGTTACACCCGCTCGGTCGCGGTCGAGAAGTTCAGCTACCGCTCCGACGGCACCATCCCGTCCATCACCATGACCACCGCCGGGGCTCCGCAGGTCGGCACCCTCGACCCGTACACCCGGCAGGAAGCCGAGACGATCGCCACCGAGTCCGGCGTCGAGACCGAGGCCCTGACCGCCGGCGGGCGCAGCGTGAGCTTCATCGACAACGGCGACTGGATCAAAATCAAGGGCGTTGCTTTCGGTACGGGCGCCGCGAGCTTCACGGCCCGCGTGGCCTCGGCCACCAGCGGGGGCCGCATCGAACTGCGGCTCGGCAGCAGCACCGGCACCCTGGCCGGCACGTGCACCGTGCCCGGCACCGGTGGCTGGCAGGCCTTCGCCGACGTCACCTGCCCGGTGACGGCGTCCGGAACGCAGGATCTGTACCTGCGCTTCACCGGCGGCAGCGGCAGCCTGTTCAACGTCGACCGCTGGCAGTTCACCCGGGCCGGCAGCACGACGCCACCGCCGACCACCCCGCCCCCGACCACCCCGCCACCCACGACGCCGCCGCCCACCGGCGCCGGCTGCACGGCCGCCCTGCGCGTCACCAGCACCTGGAACGGCGGTTTCCAGGCGGAGGTCACCGTGACTGCGGGCGCAGCCGCGGTCACCGGCTGGCGGGTCGGCTGGACCCTCGCCTCCGGGCAGAGCGTGAGCCAGGTCTGGAACGGCTCGCTGACCACCAGCGGCTCGAACGTGACGGTCGGCAACGCCTCGTACAACGGCAGCCTTGCCCCCGGCGCCTCGACCACCTTCGGTCTGCTGGCCACGGGCAGCCCCGCAACGCCGGCGCTGAGCTGCGCCACCGCCTGA
- a CDS encoding sigma-70 family RNA polymerase sigma factor, with protein MADSSGAGRHARMEGSGRGDAVTENPVALVQAARAGDRLAADALISAHLPLLYRVVGRALDGHADVDDVVQETVLRAHRDLPALRAPESFRSWLVAIAMHQVSGRLRAWQVERERTAALTDAEQIADPGAEFAGVTALRLELSAQRRQVAEAMRWLDPDDQQLAALWWREVLGELDRAEVVAALGVNAAHARVRIQRMRRQLELCRHLVVALEARPRCPRLDEVLAGWDGVPSPRWRKRLARHLRDCDVCGATGPDLLPLERLVAGAAAVPLPVAVGAAVGGATAGAGSAVGGATAGAGSAVGWLGQAVGVKVAAAVLVTATVSGGVYLARPEPRRGAAPPATPVRSFPALAASPSLPDAPADPTPSRTASPRPARLVALGPAVLRPVARPGAVVALNGDRMVAASGVPAVEVTVIPGVADPDCLSMRSADGRYVRHASFRILLNTDENRDLFRRDATFCPRPGPQPGTVRLVSLNYPDRMVHLRGNELWLDPEQTDQAYVADSAFTIADR; from the coding sequence GTGGCGGACAGCAGCGGAGCCGGACGCCACGCCCGTATGGAAGGCTCCGGCCGGGGTGACGCCGTAACAGAAAATCCGGTCGCTCTGGTGCAGGCGGCCCGCGCCGGCGATCGGCTCGCCGCGGACGCCCTGATCTCGGCCCACCTGCCGCTGCTCTACCGGGTCGTCGGCCGCGCGCTGGACGGGCACGCCGACGTCGACGACGTGGTGCAGGAGACGGTGCTGCGGGCGCACCGCGACCTGCCGGCCCTGCGGGCGCCGGAAAGCTTCCGCTCCTGGCTCGTCGCCATCGCTATGCACCAGGTCAGCGGCCGGTTGCGGGCCTGGCAGGTGGAGCGCGAACGAACGGCCGCGCTGACCGACGCCGAGCAGATCGCCGACCCGGGCGCCGAGTTCGCGGGGGTCACCGCGCTCCGGCTGGAACTGTCCGCGCAGCGCCGGCAGGTGGCCGAGGCCATGCGCTGGCTCGACCCGGACGACCAGCAGCTGGCCGCGCTGTGGTGGCGCGAGGTGCTCGGCGAACTCGACCGGGCCGAGGTCGTGGCCGCGCTGGGGGTGAACGCGGCGCACGCGCGTGTCCGCATCCAGCGGATGCGCCGGCAGCTCGAGCTGTGCCGGCATCTGGTCGTCGCGCTCGAGGCGCGGCCCCGCTGCCCCCGGCTGGACGAGGTGCTGGCGGGCTGGGACGGCGTGCCCAGCCCGCGCTGGCGCAAACGACTGGCCCGCCACCTGCGCGACTGCGACGTCTGCGGGGCCACCGGGCCCGACCTGCTGCCGCTCGAACGGCTGGTGGCCGGGGCGGCCGCGGTGCCGCTGCCGGTGGCGGTGGGCGCCGCCGTCGGTGGTGCGACCGCCGGGGCCGGGTCGGCCGTGGGTGGCGCGACCGCCGGGGCCGGCTCGGCCGTGGGCTGGCTGGGGCAGGCGGTCGGCGTCAAGGTGGCGGCCGCGGTGCTGGTCACCGCGACAGTGTCCGGCGGCGTGTACCTGGCCCGGCCCGAACCCCGCCGAGGGGCCGCCCCGCCGGCCACCCCGGTCCGCAGTTTCCCGGCCCTCGCAGCCTCCCCGTCCCTCCCCGACGCGCCCGCTGACCCCACCCCCTCCCGGACGGCTTCGCCCCGTCCGGCGAGGCTGGTGGCGCTCGGGCCCGCGGTCCTGCGGCCGGTCGCCCGCCCGGGCGCCGTGGTGGCGCTGAACGGGGACAGGATGGTGGCGGCATCCGGAGTGCCGGCTGTGGAGGTCACGGTGATTCCCGGCGTCGCCGACCCGGACTGCCTGTCGATGCGCTCCGCCGACGGCCGCTACGTGCGGCACGCCTCGTTCCGGATTCTGCTCAACACCGACGAGAACCGTGACCTGTTCCGCCGCGACGCCACCTTCTGCCCCCGCCCCGGCCCGCAACCCGGCACCGTACGGCTGGTCTCGCTGAACTATCCGGACCGGATGGTGCACCTGCGCGGCAACGAGCTGTGGCTGGATCCGGAGCAGACCGATCAGGCGTACGTCGCGGACTCGGCCTTCACGATCGCGGACCGCTAG
- a CDS encoding family 43 glycosylhydrolase: MSRTRMRLWLSASLVMAVGAAGAAVTTSAQAAAGCRVTYSITNQWEGGFGAAVTVDNLGDPLTGWQLGWSFTAGQTVAQLWNGSVTQSGSQVTVTNAAYNGSVPSGGSVSFGFNGNGAANPAPAAFTLNGVTCTGATTPTTPPVTTPPVTTPPVTPPPTTPPPDPSAPSTFTNPVVWQDFADGDIIRVGDAYYYSASTMHYSPGAPVLRSYDLVNWEYYGHSVPRLDFDSGAYDLSGGRAYVKGIWASAFNYRPANSTYYWLGCTEFNRTYVYTSASAGSGWSKKARINKCYYDAGLLFDNNTPYVAYGNGTISVAQLSSDLTSEVRSQTVYTTPSSIGTLEGARMYKRGNYYYIWLTRPANGQYVLRSTSPFGPYEQRQVLLNLPGPISGGGVPHQGGLVQTQNGDWWYMAFTDAYPGGRMPTLAPITWSGDGWPVLQTVNGRWGASYPRPNLPWRPVTPMTGSDSFTGSTLGPQYEWNHNPDTSKVSVGNGLRLSTATVTNDLYNARNTLTRRIQGPSSTATVQLDYSAMANGDRAGLAMLRDRSAWIGIRKDNGTTRVSMTDGLTMSTSGWATTGTGSERAGAPVSGGRIWLRVSADIRPGSGRTATFSYSTNGTTFTGLGPAFTLNNDWQFFMGYRFGLFNHATQALGGAVTVNQFAVSTP, translated from the coding sequence ATGTCCCGCACCCGCATGCGCCTCTGGCTCTCCGCGAGCCTCGTCATGGCAGTCGGCGCCGCCGGCGCCGCCGTCACCACCAGCGCCCAGGCCGCCGCGGGCTGCCGGGTCACATACTCGATCACCAACCAGTGGGAGGGCGGATTCGGCGCCGCCGTGACCGTCGACAATCTCGGCGACCCGCTCACCGGGTGGCAGCTCGGCTGGTCTTTCACCGCCGGGCAAACCGTCGCGCAGTTGTGGAACGGCTCGGTCACGCAGTCCGGTTCGCAGGTAACGGTGACCAACGCCGCCTACAACGGCAGCGTGCCCAGCGGCGGCAGCGTCTCCTTCGGCTTCAACGGAAACGGTGCGGCCAACCCGGCCCCGGCCGCTTTCACGCTCAACGGCGTCACCTGCACCGGAGCCACGACGCCGACGACGCCCCCGGTCACCACGCCGCCGGTCACCACACCACCGGTCACACCCCCGCCCACCACGCCACCACCCGACCCGTCGGCCCCCAGCACGTTCACCAACCCGGTCGTGTGGCAGGACTTCGCCGACGGCGACATCATCCGGGTCGGCGACGCGTACTACTACTCCGCCTCGACCATGCACTACTCGCCCGGTGCGCCCGTCCTGCGCTCGTACGACCTGGTCAACTGGGAGTACTACGGCCACTCGGTGCCCCGGCTCGACTTCGACTCCGGCGCCTACGACCTGTCCGGCGGCCGGGCCTACGTCAAGGGCATCTGGGCCTCGGCCTTCAACTACCGCCCGGCCAACAGCACCTACTACTGGCTGGGCTGCACCGAGTTCAACCGCACATACGTCTACACGTCGGCCAGCGCGGGCAGCGGGTGGTCCAAGAAGGCACGCATCAACAAGTGCTACTACGACGCCGGGCTGCTGTTCGACAACAACACCCCGTACGTGGCCTACGGCAACGGAACGATCAGCGTCGCGCAACTCTCCTCCGACCTGACCTCCGAGGTGCGGTCGCAGACCGTCTACACCACTCCGTCGAGCATCGGCACGCTCGAGGGCGCGCGGATGTACAAGCGCGGCAACTACTACTACATCTGGCTCACCCGGCCCGCCAACGGCCAGTACGTGCTGCGTTCGACCAGCCCGTTCGGCCCGTACGAGCAGCGTCAGGTCCTGCTCAACCTGCCCGGCCCGATCTCCGGTGGCGGCGTGCCGCATCAGGGCGGTCTCGTGCAGACGCAGAACGGCGACTGGTGGTACATGGCCTTCACCGACGCCTACCCGGGCGGCCGGATGCCCACGCTGGCCCCGATCACGTGGAGCGGCGACGGCTGGCCCGTGCTGCAGACCGTCAACGGCCGCTGGGGCGCGAGCTACCCACGACCCAACCTGCCGTGGCGCCCGGTAACCCCGATGACCGGCAGCGACTCGTTCACCGGTAGCACGCTGGGCCCGCAGTACGAGTGGAACCACAACCCGGACACGTCCAAGGTCAGTGTGGGCAACGGTTTGCGGCTGTCCACCGCCACCGTCACCAACGACCTCTACAACGCCCGCAACACGTTGACCCGCCGCATCCAGGGCCCGTCGTCGACGGCGACCGTGCAGCTCGACTACTCGGCGATGGCCAACGGCGACCGGGCCGGGCTGGCCATGCTGCGCGACCGGTCCGCGTGGATCGGCATCCGCAAGGACAACGGCACCACCCGGGTCTCGATGACCGACGGGCTGACCATGTCGACCAGCGGGTGGGCGACCACCGGCACCGGCAGCGAACGAGCCGGCGCGCCGGTCAGTGGCGGACGGATCTGGCTACGGGTCAGCGCCGACATCCGGCCCGGATCCGGGCGCACGGCGACGTTCTCGTACAGCACCAACGGCACCACGTTCACCGGTCTGGGCCCGGCCTTCACGCTGAACAACGACTGGCAGTTCTTCATGGGCTACCGCTTCGGCCTGTTCAACCACGCCACCCAGGCGCTGGGCGGCGCGGTCACCGTCAACCAGTTCGCGGTGAGCACGCCATGA
- a CDS encoding TerC family protein, with translation MTVSWWVWAALMLAIAAMLAIDLFLHRDNHVIGFREAAIWSGIWIAAGLLFGVLLLAWQGGDVAGTYFAGYLIEKALSIDNVFIFALIFTTFAVPAALQHKVLFWGVIGALVFRFVFIFVGAELLETFFWTAYVFGAFLIYTGYKMAFRHGEQTPPDRNPVVRLVRRIVPTDPQYHGAKFFTRIDGKRVATLLFVVLIAVEATDLIFAVDSVAAILAITTSTFIVWSANAFAILGLRSLYFCLAGLLRRFVHLHYGLAVLLAFAGVKLILSETPIGKLPIPLTLGVIVITIAVSIVSSLRSTREAAAPAPPGKS, from the coding sequence TTGACTGTGTCCTGGTGGGTCTGGGCCGCGCTGATGCTGGCCATCGCGGCGATGCTCGCCATCGATCTGTTCCTGCACCGCGACAACCACGTCATCGGATTCCGCGAGGCGGCGATCTGGTCCGGGATCTGGATCGCGGCCGGACTGCTGTTCGGCGTGCTGCTGCTGGCCTGGCAAGGCGGTGACGTGGCCGGCACGTACTTCGCCGGCTACCTGATCGAGAAGGCGCTGTCGATCGACAACGTGTTCATCTTCGCGTTGATCTTCACGACGTTCGCCGTGCCCGCGGCGCTGCAGCACAAGGTGCTGTTCTGGGGCGTCATCGGCGCGCTGGTCTTCCGGTTCGTGTTCATCTTCGTCGGCGCCGAACTGCTCGAGACCTTCTTCTGGACGGCGTACGTCTTCGGCGCCTTCCTCATCTACACCGGCTACAAGATGGCGTTCCGCCACGGTGAGCAGACACCGCCGGACCGCAACCCGGTCGTCCGCCTGGTCCGCCGGATCGTGCCGACCGACCCGCAATACCACGGAGCCAAGTTCTTCACCCGGATCGACGGCAAGCGCGTGGCCACCCTGCTGTTCGTCGTGCTGATCGCCGTCGAGGCCACCGACCTGATCTTCGCCGTCGACTCGGTGGCCGCGATCCTGGCCATCACCACGAGCACCTTCATCGTCTGGAGCGCCAACGCCTTCGCCATCCTGGGCCTGCGCAGCCTGTACTTCTGCCTGGCGGGGCTGCTGCGCCGGTTCGTGCACCTGCACTACGGGCTGGCCGTGCTGCTCGCCTTCGCCGGCGTGAAGCTCATTCTGTCCGAGACCCCGATCGGCAAACTGCCCATCCCACTCACCCTCGGCGTCATCGTGATCACGATCGCGGTCTCCATCGTCTCGAGCCTGCGCAGCACCCGTGAGGCCGCAGCTCCGGCTCCGCCGGGCAAGAGCTAG
- a CDS encoding endo-1,4-beta-xylanase: protein MTRPRRLLLAAAAASTVVAASIAVIGTAEAASTLGASAAQSGRYFGAAIAAGRLGDSTYTRILRTEFNSVTPENEMKWDATEPQQGRFNYTNGDRILNEGLSNGAKVRGHALLWHAQQPGWAQSLSGSALRNAAINHVTQVASHYKGKIYAWDVVNEAFADGGSGARRDSNLQRTGNDWIEAAFRAARAADPAAKLCYNDYNTDGINAKSTGIYNMVRDFKSRGVPIDCVGFQSHLGTGIDSTYQANLKRFADLGVDVQITELDVAQGGNQANIYATVTRACLAVSRCTGITVWGIRDTDSWRGGENPLLFDGSGNKKAAYTSVLNALNAGGTTTPPTTTPPTTPPTTTPPPTGGACSATVTLNSWNGGYVANVRVTAGSAAVNGWTVTTTLPSGSAITGVWSATNTGTSGAVSFRNVAYNGQVPAGSSTEFGFQGTGTGPGTLTCAAA from the coding sequence ATGACCCGGCCCCGCCGCCTGTTGCTGGCGGCGGCGGCCGCGAGCACGGTGGTCGCCGCGAGCATCGCCGTGATCGGCACCGCCGAGGCCGCCAGCACGCTCGGCGCCTCGGCCGCCCAGTCCGGCCGCTACTTCGGCGCCGCGATCGCCGCCGGCCGGCTCGGTGATTCCACCTACACCCGCATCCTCCGAACGGAATTCAACTCGGTCACACCCGAGAACGAGATGAAGTGGGATGCGACCGAGCCGCAACAGGGCCGGTTCAACTACACCAACGGCGACCGCATCCTCAACGAGGGCCTGTCCAACGGGGCCAAGGTGCGCGGCCACGCGCTGCTCTGGCACGCCCAGCAGCCCGGCTGGGCCCAGTCGCTGTCCGGCTCCGCACTTCGAAACGCCGCGATCAACCACGTCACCCAGGTCGCCTCCCACTACAAGGGCAAGATTTACGCCTGGGACGTCGTCAACGAAGCCTTTGCCGACGGCGGCTCCGGCGCCCGTCGCGACTCGAACCTGCAGCGCACCGGCAACGACTGGATCGAGGCCGCGTTCCGGGCCGCGCGGGCCGCCGACCCGGCCGCCAAGCTCTGCTACAACGACTACAACACCGACGGCATCAACGCGAAGTCGACCGGCATCTACAACATGGTCCGCGACTTCAAGTCCCGCGGCGTCCCGATCGACTGCGTCGGCTTCCAGTCCCACCTGGGCACCGGCATCGACTCGACCTACCAGGCCAACCTGAAGCGCTTCGCCGACCTGGGCGTCGACGTGCAGATCACCGAGCTCGACGTCGCCCAGGGCGGCAACCAGGCCAACATCTACGCCACGGTCACCCGGGCGTGCCTGGCCGTGTCCCGCTGCACCGGCATCACCGTGTGGGGCATCCGCGACACCGACTCGTGGCGCGGCGGCGAGAACCCGCTGCTCTTCGACGGCTCGGGCAACAAGAAGGCCGCGTACACCTCGGTGCTCAACGCGCTCAACGCCGGCGGCACCACCACGCCGCCCACCACCACCCCGCCCACCACACCGCCGACCACCACCCCGCCGCCGACCGGCGGCGCCTGCAGCGCCACCGTCACGCTCAACTCGTGGAACGGCGGCTACGTCGCCAACGTCCGGGTCACCGCGGGCTCGGCCGCCGTCAACGGCTGGACCGTGACCACGACCCTGCCGTCCGGCAGCGCGATCACCGGCGTCTGGAGCGCGACCAACACCGGCACGTCGGGCGCGGTCAGCTTCCGTAACGTCGCCTACAACGGGCAGGTCCCGGCCGGCAGCTCCACTGAGTTCGGTTTCCAGGGCACCGGCACGGGCCCGGGCACCCTCACCTGCGCCGCAGCCTGA
- a CDS encoding cellulose binding domain-containing protein: MRHLGPLKAAALAAVLAATGIAVATGPAQAATGCSVRYTVTSQWQGGFGADVAVTNLGDPVHGWTLTWAYGAGQQITQAWNATVTQSGSQVTARNASYNGTIATGATVSFGFNGSWTGSNPAPTGFAVNGVTCGGGTTPTTPPTTPPTTTPPTTPPTGSGGCGRTPTLADGTHTISSGGKSRSFILRVPRGYNNSTPYRIIFAFHWRGGSATDVSSGGTSGAAWSYYGQQEQSNNTAILVAPQGLNAGWANSGGEDVTFVDDMIRRIESDLCVNPKLRFATGFSYGGGMSYALACARPAVFRAVAVFSGAQISGCSGGTQPVAYLGIHGISDTVLSIAQGRALRDKFVATNGCTPQNPREPAAGSRTHITTAYAGCRAGHPVVWAAFDGGHLPGHVDGTTAESGVTTWTKGEVWKFFSQFQGA, from the coding sequence ATGCGACACCTCGGCCCACTCAAAGCCGCAGCCCTGGCCGCCGTGCTGGCCGCCACGGGCATCGCCGTCGCGACCGGCCCGGCGCAGGCGGCGACCGGATGTTCGGTCCGCTACACCGTGACCTCGCAGTGGCAGGGCGGCTTCGGCGCTGACGTTGCCGTGACCAACCTGGGCGACCCCGTCCACGGGTGGACCCTGACCTGGGCGTACGGCGCGGGTCAGCAGATCACCCAGGCCTGGAACGCGACAGTGACCCAGAGCGGCTCGCAGGTCACTGCGCGCAATGCGAGCTACAACGGCACGATCGCCACCGGAGCCACCGTCTCCTTCGGGTTCAACGGCTCCTGGACCGGCAGCAACCCGGCGCCGACCGGCTTCGCCGTCAACGGCGTGACCTGCGGCGGCGGAACCACCCCGACGACACCGCCCACCACCCCGCCGACCACAACTCCGCCGACGACACCGCCCACGGGCAGCGGCGGCTGCGGACGGACTCCGACGCTGGCCGACGGCACCCACACGATCTCCAGCGGCGGCAAGAGCCGGAGTTTCATCCTGCGCGTGCCGCGCGGTTACAACAACAGCACGCCGTACCGGATCATCTTCGCCTTCCACTGGCGGGGCGGGTCGGCCACCGACGTCAGCTCGGGCGGCACCAGCGGCGCCGCCTGGTCCTACTACGGCCAGCAGGAGCAGTCGAACAACACGGCGATCCTGGTCGCGCCGCAGGGCCTCAACGCCGGCTGGGCCAACAGCGGCGGCGAGGACGTGACCTTCGTCGACGACATGATCCGGCGCATCGAGAGCGACCTGTGCGTCAACCCGAAGCTGCGGTTCGCCACCGGGTTCAGCTACGGCGGCGGGATGAGCTACGCCCTGGCCTGCGCCCGGCCTGCGGTCTTCCGCGCCGTCGCGGTGTTCTCCGGCGCCCAGATCAGCGGCTGCAGCGGCGGCACCCAGCCCGTCGCGTACCTCGGCATCCACGGGATCAGCGACACCGTGCTGTCCATCGCGCAGGGCCGGGCGTTGCGCGACAAGTTCGTCGCCACCAACGGCTGCACCCCGCAGAACCCGCGGGAGCCGGCCGCCGGCAGCCGGACCCACATCACCACCGCGTACGCCGGATGCCGGGCCGGTCATCCGGTCGTCTGGGCCGCGTTCGACGGCGGTCACCTGCCCGGCCACGTGGACGGCACCACCGCCGAGAGCGGCGTCACGACGTGGACCAAGGGCGAGGTCTGGAAGTTCTTCTCGCAATTCCAGGGAGCATGA
- a CDS encoding permease, whose protein sequence is MTGVLIAATVAAALLLWAKWLPYAGKVPGLATGHTWSGSSILGTGGVQPGDAPSWSAATSFTRAYSQAVWRALLAALLISAALQTLVPRAWLLRVLNRPGRLRAAVAGGVASTPSMMCACCTAPVVVGLRRSGVSTSAVVAYWLGNPLLNPAVLIFLGLVAPWQWTLTRIVVGVLVVVAGSALVARLAEARTAPAGPEAETPDPPVTFGRYLRVLVRMAVVLIPEYLVVIMLVGAFRGWLFPLDAAGSGLLVVLVAAIVGTAMVIPTAGEIPIAQGLALAGLSLGAVGALLITLPAVSLPGAAMVWRAFGWKVTLATAAVVVIGGLTGAAVLELLPA, encoded by the coding sequence GTGACCGGCGTGCTGATCGCGGCCACAGTTGCGGCCGCTCTGCTGTTGTGGGCCAAATGGCTCCCGTACGCCGGAAAGGTCCCCGGCCTGGCCACGGGACACACGTGGAGCGGGTCGAGCATCCTCGGAACCGGCGGCGTGCAGCCCGGGGACGCGCCCTCGTGGTCGGCCGCGACCAGTTTCACCCGGGCCTACAGTCAGGCGGTGTGGCGTGCGCTGCTGGCCGCCCTGCTGATCAGCGCCGCCCTGCAGACCCTGGTCCCGCGGGCCTGGCTGCTGCGGGTGCTCAACCGGCCGGGCCGGCTGCGCGCCGCGGTGGCCGGCGGGGTGGCGTCCACCCCCTCCATGATGTGCGCTTGCTGCACCGCGCCGGTCGTCGTCGGGTTGCGGCGCAGCGGAGTGTCCACCTCGGCCGTCGTCGCCTACTGGCTGGGCAACCCGCTGCTCAACCCGGCCGTGCTGATCTTCCTGGGGCTCGTCGCGCCGTGGCAGTGGACCCTCACCCGGATCGTTGTCGGCGTGCTGGTCGTGGTGGCCGGGTCGGCCCTGGTGGCCCGGCTCGCCGAGGCGCGGACGGCCCCCGCCGGGCCGGAGGCCGAGACGCCCGATCCGCCCGTGACCTTCGGGCGCTATCTGCGCGTGCTGGTCCGCATGGCCGTGGTGCTCATCCCGGAGTACCTCGTCGTGATCATGCTGGTCGGTGCGTTCCGGGGCTGGCTGTTCCCGCTCGACGCGGCCGGCTCGGGGCTGCTGGTCGTGCTGGTGGCCGCGATCGTCGGCACCGCCATGGTCATCCCGACCGCGGGCGAGATCCCCATCGCGCAGGGGCTCGCCCTGGCCGGCCTTTCGCTCGGCGCGGTGGGCGCGCTGCTGATCACCCTGCCCGCGGTCAGCCTGCCCGGCGCGGCGATGGTGTGGCGTGCCTTCGGCTGGAAGGTCACCCTGGCCACGGCGGCCGTGGTGGTGATCGGCGGCCTGACCGGCGCGGCCGTACTGGAGTTGTTGCCCGCGTGA